A single window of Solenopsis invicta isolate M01_SB chromosome 3, UNIL_Sinv_3.0, whole genome shotgun sequence DNA harbors:
- the LOC105206370 gene encoding uncharacterized protein LOC105206370, with protein MEQFPGERIGTSIYVYDNYVYHKDKRCQGIFRCSARRSEESYAILKQNLDDTYTLSSSHTHLPDNVILEQLRMKQEMLQMCRETLMKPKEIFDTVCRRYPTAATEVTYNSMRSLLNREQLRKRPEIPRTVAELEMILSNYEPIRHIYKGTVVSDEGYRAVIFTSDALLNALAESKEIYIDGTFSVVPRVPLFAQLYTIYVRYMDTGIAVAFVLCEKRTISVYTKMWQKLKELRPLERVESVMSDYERAAMTVAREIFPNSRITGCWFHYNQAVVRRWKSLGLMRAPRKILGLTMALPLTPANMFEQGLQIIQEEADVISAEYPAVLQFAVYLRQTWLPLKEKVSVYDIPIRTNNLVESFYCVMFRKLGGIHPIIWNFLHNLTDLITDKEINLTRLERGLNVKRVRVQQNRTRDRRIAEAQSLLNSGRYSLKEFLLTLSNAAYLPNKR; from the exons ATGGAGCAGTTCCCGGGAGAACGTATCGGCACAAGCATATACGTGTATGATAATTACGTTTATCATAAAGATAAACGTTGTCAAGGGATTTTTCGATGCTCAGCCCGAAGAAGTGAGGAGTCTTATGCGATTTTAAAGCAGAACTTAGATGATACGTACACATTGAGCTCATCGCATACGCATCTGCCAGACAACGTTATATTGGAGCAGCTTCGAATGAAGCAAGAGATGCTGCAAATGTGTCGGGAGACATTGATGAAGCCCAAAGAAATTTTTGACACAGTATGTCGAAG atatccTACAGCGGCTACCGAAGTAACATATAACTCTATGAGAAGTCTTTTGAATAGAGAACAATTACGGAAAAGACCGGAAATACCGCGAACCGTTGCCGAACTAGAAATGATATTAAGCAATTACGAACCGATACGACACATCTACAAAGGCACGGTAGTGTCAGATGAAGGATACAGAGCCGTTATTTTTACAAGTGACGCTCTGTTAAACGCTCTAGCAGAAAGCAAGGAGATTTATATAGATGGGACGTTTTCG GTAGTTCCCAGAGTGCCATTGTTCGCACAATTGTATACCATCTATGTGCGATATATGGATACG GGTATAGCTGTCGCCTttgttttgtgtgaaaaacgcaCAATAAGTGTATATACAAAAATGTGGCAAAAATTGAAGGAACTACGTCCATTGGAAAGAGTGGAGTCAGTGATGAGCGATTATGAACGTGCGGCAATGACGGTTGCTAgagaaatttttccaaattcgcGAATAACTGGCTGTTGGTTCCACTATAATCag gCCGTAGTGCGACGGTGGAAGTCACTAGGATTGATGAGAGCTCCAAGAAAGATTCTTGGTCTCACCATGGCCTTACCGTTGACTCCGGCTAACATGTTCGAACAAGGTCTACAAATTATCCAAGAAGAAGCCGATGTAATATCAGCAGAGTATCCTGCTGTATTACAATTTGCTGTTTATTTACGACAAACTTGGCttccattaaaagaaaaagtctCCGTTTATGATATCCCCATACGAACCAACAATTTAGTAGAAAGTTTCTACTGCGTAATGTTCCGTAAACTTGGCGGAATTCATCCAATCATTTGGAATTTTCTtc ATAATCTAACTGATTTGATCACCGATAAAGAAATCAATCTCACAAGGCTGGAACGTGGATTGAATGTAAAAAGAGTGCGCGTCCAGCAAAATAGGACTCGTGATAGACGCATTGCGGAGGCACAATCTTTGTTGAACTCTGGAAG ATATTCcttgaaagaatttcttttgaCGCTCAGCAATGCAGCATATTTACCGAATAAACGATG a